One Micavibrio aeruginosavorus ARL-13 genomic window carries:
- a CDS encoding type III PLP-dependent enzyme domain-containing protein encodes MTNAVRKDDLCLADQMLGTTIDRSRPRVRAAIHPMIERFLADQALVFSLVDGIGSPLNIMFPDHIADTIASFQKIYDDRQLQGRIFYTSKPNKSAALKKRAAMTNVGLDVSSEGELKNALASGFHPSRIEATGPKNADYLSLCLQQDVLINVDNMTEMAQIIATQSLLPSGKKARILVRLDGFKPDRVKFTAQDSAFANNVEHAPAIIDYLVAHKDVLDFHGFSFHFNAGDYIRRPPAIETILQLTFECMNRGLSPRGIDIGGGYRIRYAASQDEWNAYVEELKASVLGQRDSLTWNDSGLGFRNEGGVLKGAPNFMEHYHKDDGPADLASVIDAPLPLFDGQSLSRILSDSLMDLYVEPGRALLDQCGITLSRVNLNKQSMMGEQLVVLDMNRTNLNATQLKLMTDPVVLYRNQNRKPADDGVMYVGNLCLTHDMIQYHKTFPDFIPETGDVVAFINTAAYQMDFAETHVLQQRIAEKIAVVETESGFRWFRDDLYNPLALKIGAY; translated from the coding sequence ATGACAAACGCCGTACGCAAAGACGATCTCTGTCTGGCCGATCAAATGTTGGGGACCACGATTGACCGTTCGCGCCCCCGCGTTCGCGCCGCCATTCACCCGATGATCGAACGGTTTTTGGCCGATCAAGCCCTCGTTTTCTCTCTGGTCGATGGGATTGGATCGCCGTTGAACATTATGTTCCCGGATCACATTGCGGATACGATTGCCTCGTTCCAGAAAATATATGATGATCGGCAATTGCAGGGACGGATTTTTTACACATCCAAACCTAACAAATCCGCCGCACTGAAAAAACGCGCGGCCATGACCAATGTTGGCTTGGACGTTTCATCCGAAGGTGAATTGAAAAACGCACTGGCGTCCGGATTCCATCCATCACGGATTGAGGCGACGGGGCCGAAAAACGCCGATTATTTGTCCTTGTGCTTGCAACAAGACGTGTTGATTAACGTCGATAATATGACGGAAATGGCGCAGATTATTGCCACGCAATCCCTTCTGCCGTCGGGGAAAAAGGCCCGCATTCTTGTCCGTCTGGATGGGTTTAAACCCGACCGCGTAAAATTCACGGCGCAGGACAGCGCATTCGCCAACAATGTCGAACACGCCCCGGCGATCATCGATTATCTGGTCGCGCATAAAGATGTTCTGGATTTCCATGGGTTCAGCTTCCACTTCAACGCGGGCGATTACATTCGCCGCCCGCCGGCCATTGAAACCATTCTGCAACTCACCTTTGAATGCATGAACCGTGGCCTGTCCCCGCGCGGGATTGATATTGGTGGTGGGTATCGCATTCGCTATGCCGCATCTCAGGATGAATGGAACGCGTATGTTGAGGAATTAAAGGCCTCCGTCCTTGGCCAACGCGATAGCCTGACATGGAACGATTCAGGCCTTGGGTTCCGGAATGAAGGTGGCGTTTTAAAAGGCGCGCCAAACTTTATGGAACATTACCACAAGGATGACGGCCCGGCCGATCTGGCCTCCGTCATTGATGCGCCATTGCCATTGTTTGACGGGCAATCCTTGTCCCGCATTCTGTCCGACAGTTTGATGGATTTGTATGTTGAACCGGGCCGGGCGTTGTTGGATCAATGTGGCATCACCTTGTCCCGTGTGAATTTGAATAAGCAATCCATGATGGGTGAGCAATTGGTGGTTCTGGATATGAACCGCACCAATTTGAACGCAACCCAGTTGAAATTAATGACGGACCCGGTTGTTTTATACCGTAACCAAAACCGCAAACCGGCGGATGATGGGGTTATGTATGTGGGCAACCTCTGCCTGACCCATGACATGATCCAGTATCACAAAACATTCCCCGACTTTATCCCGGAAACGGGCGATGTTGTGGCGTTTATAAACACCGCCGCGTACCAGATGGATTTCGCCGAAACCCATGTGTTGCAACAACGCATCGCCGAAAAAATTGCTGTTGTTGAAACGGAATCCGGTTTCCGCTGGTTCCGTGACGATCTTTACAATCCCCTCGCCCTGAAAATTGGAGCGTATTAA
- a CDS encoding ATP-binding protein — protein sequence MKIAFAGKGGSGKSTTSALFTRYMNAVQNRPVLAIDADVNMNLSGLLGVEVAMDKLMANPDVADVIRNYIKGTNARVADISKFLPTTPPGEGSNLVRSVDDAALAPYSVRINDAPSLNLMSVGTYDKDGIGQTCYHSHLFVAENLLSHIALENDNDWVVCDMVAGTDAFAYSMHLQFDAIVLIAEPTPESAEVCRLYMELARESGIDGLIHLVANKIEDESDIEFIVKATGMTPIAALPHTSALKKLRQRGDAISTDFVTGDMATAMEKIMLAASKPALSAQDRMAMLYALHTKLNEKKWVQQGYGDVMSQIDPDFKITKVA from the coding sequence ATGAAAATCGCATTCGCTGGTAAGGGTGGTTCGGGGAAAAGCACGACATCCGCGTTGTTCACCCGGTATATGAACGCGGTTCAAAACCGTCCGGTTCTGGCCATTGATGCGGATGTGAATATGAACCTTTCCGGCCTTCTGGGGGTTGAGGTTGCCATGGATAAATTGATGGCCAACCCCGATGTGGCCGATGTTATCCGCAATTATATCAAGGGCACAAATGCCCGCGTGGCCGATATTTCCAAATTCCTGCCCACCACACCGCCTGGTGAGGGATCAAATCTGGTCCGCTCCGTTGATGATGCGGCGCTGGCCCCCTATTCCGTGCGTATCAACGACGCACCCAGCCTGAATTTGATGAGCGTGGGGACGTATGACAAGGACGGCATTGGCCAAACCTGTTACCACAGCCATTTGTTCGTGGCCGAAAATCTGCTGTCCCACATTGCGCTGGAGAATGACAATGACTGGGTTGTCTGTGACATGGTGGCGGGCACTGATGCTTTTGCCTATTCCATGCATTTGCAGTTCGATGCCATTGTCCTGATCGCCGAACCCACACCGGAATCGGCGGAAGTGTGCCGCCTCTATATGGAACTGGCCCGCGAATCCGGCATTGACGGCCTGATCCATCTGGTCGCCAACAAGATCGAAGATGAATCCGATATCGAATTTATTGTGAAGGCCACCGGCATGACCCCGATTGCCGCACTTCCCCATACATCGGCCCTGAAAAAACTGCGCCAGCGTGGCGATGCGATCTCAACCGATTTCGTAACCGGCGACATGGCAACCGCGATGGAAAAGATCATGCTGGCCGCATCAAAACCTGCTTTATCCGCGCAAGACCGCATGGCCATGCTGTATGCCCTGCATACAAAACTGAACGAGAAGAAATGGGTTCAGCAAGGATACGGCGATGTGATGAGCCAAATCGACCCGGATTTCAAAATTACCAAGGTGGCATAA